A region of the Mesoterricola sediminis genome:
AACCCCCGGAGCCCCAGGCGCGCCCGGTGGAGGCGCTGCCTCACGAGGCCGCGGCTGATGCCCAGCTTGTGTGCAACTTCGTCGGTGTTCATGCCTTCGAGATCCCTCAAGATGAACACGGCCCGCTGATCATCGGAAAGGCGGTTGAGGCCCTCCCGGATCTTGGCCCGCATCTGGTCCCTTTCAACCGAGACGAGGGCCATCGCTTCCTGGCTCCAGTCCCGCATCCTGTCCGTGTTCATGAGATGCCCGTCGGGGGAGAAACGTGGCAGAAAATCTTCGATGGCGTCCTCGCGGCGGCGGATGCGGGACCGGCGCAGCATGAGTGCCTCATTGATGCAGATGCGGTAGGCCCAGGTGGAGAATTTGCTCTTCCCCTGGAACCGCCCCAGTTCGGTGTGGATGCTGATCAGGGCCTCCTGGAGGGCGTCCTGCGCGTCGAGGGTGTCCTGGAGGATGCGGTGGATGCCGGCAAAGAACAATCCGAGATGCGGAGCCACAAGCTCGCTGAAGGCGTCGCCGTCCCCTGTCTGGGCCCTCGCGATGAGATCGCTTTCGTTCGGCGGAATCATCCTTCCAACCTACCGCGAGGCGAGGGGAATGCGAACCGTGAACGTCGCGCCCTGCCCCAGACCGGGGCTTGAAGCTTTTATGGTGCCTTTGTGGAGCGTCACAATTTCCCATGAAAGAAAGAGGCCAAGGCCGGTGCCGGCCACTTGGCGGGTCATCTCGTCGCCCACCCGGTAGAAGCGCTGGAACAGGCGGGGGAGCTCGCGGGGACTGATGCCGTTGCCGCGGTCCGAAACGCTGATGATGGCCATCTCGCCGTCCGAGTCAAGGGTGACCGTCGTCTTCCGGGGCTCGGGCGCGTACTTGTGGGCGTTGGACAGGAGGTTCTCCACCACCTGGGCCATGGCCCGGGGGTCGATGTCCGCCCAGATGTCGATGCCCAGCTGGAGGTTGAGGCCCAGGGAACCGGTGCCCAGGCGGTGGTCCATGCCGTCCGCGACCTCCCGGAGCCAGGGGGCCAGCTCCACGCGCTCGGGCTTCAGCTCCAGGCTCCCGGCGTCGGCCCGGGCCACGTCCAGGAGGTTGCCCACGAGTTCCGTGAGCCGGAGCAGGTCGCCGTCCATGAGCTGCTGGACCCTCGCCTTCCGGTCGGGCCCCAGCTCCCGGGTGAAGAGCGTCTCCATCCAGACCCGGAGGCTGGCGATGGGCGTCTTGAGCTCGTGGGTGACGGAGGCGATGAAGTTCCGCTGGCGTAGCTTGAGCTCCATCTCGCTGTTCAGCTTGCGGTAGATGTAGCTGAGGCCGAGGAGCACCGCCAGGACCATCACCGCCGCCTCGCCGGCGGCCCTCCACAGGGCCAGGGTCCGCTCCCGCTCCATGGCCGAGAGGATCTCGGTGCGCAGGGTCAGGTAGGCGGACTGGTCGAGGAGGATGGGATCGTCGGGCTCCACCGGGCCGGGGACCACCGCGACGTAGGGGAAGCGCTGCTCGATGGCGGCCTTCCGGATCTGCAGGGGGGGGAACTCCGGCAGCTTGGCCTCCACCATGCCGGGCCGGTCGGAGGCGGGGTCCCGCTGGAAGACGATGCGGAGGATCTCGGCGCTGTCCATCTGCCAGGCCTCGGCGCGGCCGGCCCGCATGGTGGCGATGCGGGCGTTCTGGAGGTTCCTGGACTCCCGGATCTGGAGGCTGATCCACCAGGCCATCTGGCTGAGGAGGATGAAGGCGACGCTCCAGAAGATGAGGCGCTCGGTGGCGGGGGCTTTGAGATGGGCCTGTTTCATGCCTGGTTTCACGTTGAAGTTTCCAGTCTGAGGCCGCGGCCCGCGCCTCCACAAGAATTCTTGCATTGGGCGCCCAGGAGGGCATTCTGGTAGCGAATGAGCACCGCCCCCTCCAATCCCTTCAAGCCGGGCCCCGCCGCGGGCCGCCCGGCGGCGCCCGGGGCCCAGGGTCCCCTGGCCGGGGCGGGGCAGAACACGGAGCTGCTGGTGGAGCTCCTCCAGGGGCAGCGGCAGATCTCCGGCCTCACCCAGGAGCTGGCGGACCTGAGGGGGCGCCTGGCCCGGCGGTCCCACCAGATGAGCGTCCTCCAGCACGTGGCCGAGATCCTGGCCGCCACCCCCCGGGCGCCCCAGATCGCCGGGGTCGTCCAGGACGTCCTCGTGCAGGAGTTCGGGGCCCGCACCTGCGTCGTCTGGATCCTCGAGGATTCCGGGGCCCGCTACGAACCCCGCTGCGGCTACGGCCTCCCCAGGTCGGTGTGGACCTCCCTCCGGCTCCCGGCCCCCAACCCCTTCCCCGGCGCCCCCATGGTCCTCTTCCAGGACCAGTGGATGGACGAGGGGCTCCACGGCGGATGCCTGGAACCCCTGCGGACCGGGGAGGACACGGCCCTCTACTACGTCCCCTTCGAGAACCAGCTCCTCCTCATGGGCTTCGCCGTCATCTGCCTCGAGGCGGGCCGTCCCATGGACGAGGACCAGAACTCCGTCACCATCCTCCAGCGCCAGGTGGCGGCCAGCATCTACAACGCGTGGCTCTTCCGGGACCTGGGGGAGCAGCGCGACACCCTCCAGCGGCAGGCCACGGAACTCGAGAAGGCCAATGCCGCCCTGCGGGAGGCGGACCGCTTCCGGAGCGAGTTCCTGGCCCTGACGAGCCACGAGCTGAGGACCCCCCTGACCGGCATCCTGGGCTTCACCCGCCTCGTCCTGGACGGATTCTACGAGGACGAGGAGGAGATGCGCCGGATGCTGGCCGACAGCTACGCTTCCGGCAAGCACCTGCTGGACCTCCTCAACGACATCCTGGACCTCGCCAAGATCGAGAGCGGCCGCATGCAGATGCGGATCGAGCCCGTCGGCCTCGGAGGCCTTCTGGACGAGGTGAAGGCCATCGTCCAGGGCTACCCCCGCAAGCCCGAGGTCGAGCTCCACTGGCCCGCGGGCCTCGAGGCGGTCCCCGAGGTCATGGCCGACCCGGGCCGGCTCCGCCAGGTGCTCCTGAACCTCCTGTCCAACGCCCTGAAGTTCACCAAGGAGGGCTCGGTCCACGTGATCGTCGAGCGGGGCTTCGGCGAGGTGGCGCTCATCGTGGCCGATACGGGCATCGGGGTGACCCGGGAGGCCCAGGCCCGGCTCTTCCAGAAGTTCGTCCAGGCGGACGGCGGCCACAGCCGGGAGTACGGCGGCACCGGCCTGGGCCTTGTCATCTGCAAACACCTCATGGAAATGATGAACGGCACCATCTCCCTGCATAGCGAGGGAGAAGGCAGGGGGACGACCATGACCCTCACGGTGCCCATCGCCTGAGCCGCAGGGGCCGTGTGACCTTTACCATTGTTCGCCGGCCGTGGGCCTCGTAAACTGAGGCATATTTGGAGCCTCCCATGAAGCCAAGCCTGCTCGGCCTAGCCCTGTCCCTGGTCGCCCTGCCAGGCCTGCGCGCCGAGGAGGGGATGTGGACGTTTGATAACCTCCCCCTCGCCAGTATGAAGGAGAAATTCGGCTTCGCGCCGGACCAGGCCTGGCTGGACCACGCCCGGCTCAGCTCCCTGCGCTTCCCCGGCGGAAGCGGTTCCTTCATCAGCGCCGATGGCCTGGTGCTCACCAACCACCACGTGGGCCGCGACCACATCCAGGCGGTCTCGGGTCAGGGGCGCGACCTGGTGAAGAACGGGTTCGTGGCCGCCACCCGCGACCAGGAGATCAAGGTCCCCGGCCTGGAACTCTACACCCTCGTGGCCATGGAGGACGTGACGGCCCGGGTGGCCAAGGCCGCCCCGGAGGCGCGCCAGGCCGAACTGGGGCGGATCCAGAAGGAGATCCAGGACCGGACCGGGCTGCGGTCCGAGGTGGTCAAGCTCTACCAGGGGGGCGAGTACTGGATCTACAGCTACCAGAAGCACACCGACGTGCGCCTGGTGATGGCGCCCGAGGTGCGGATGGCCAAGTTCGGGGGCGACGCCGACAACTTCACCTACCCGAGGTTCGGCCTGGACTTCGCCCTCTTCCGGGTCTACGAGGACGGCCGGCCCTACCATCCCAAGGCCCACCTGGCCTGGGCCACGGAGGGCCTCAAGGCCGGCGATCTGACCTTCGTCACCGGCCATCCCGGCTCCACCGCCCGCCTCGAGACCCAGGCCCAGATGCTGGCCTCCCGGGATGTGGCGTGGCCCGAGCGGATCCGCGCCCTGGACGCCCTGCGCGGGGCCCTGGTCGACTACGGCCGCCGCTCCCCCGAACATCAGCGTCAGGTCGCCGCCCAGATCCTGAACGTGGAGAACAGCCTCAAGGCCATGAACGGCTACCTCGCGGGCCTGAAGGACGCCGAGGCCCTGGCCCGGCTGGCCAAGGCCGAGCAGGACCTGCGGGCCCAGGTGGAGGCCGACCCCGCCCTCAAGGCCAAGGCCGGGGGGAGCTGGGACGCCATCGCCAAGGCCATGGAGGTCCGGAACGCCCTCTGGCGGGAACAGGCCCTGGTGGACACCTGCAACAGCACCCTGCTGGGCCATGCCCTGACCCTGGTGCGCCTGCCGGAACAGGCCGCCCTGCCCGGCGCCAGGCGCCTGGCCGAATACAACGACGCCAACGTGGAGGCCACCCGGCGCCGCCTCCTGGTGGACCGCCCCTACCATCCCGAACTGGAGACGGCCCTGTTCACCCATGGCCTGAAGTCGGCCCTGGAAGGGCTCGGCGCCGCTCACCCCTTCGTCCAGGCCATGCTGGGCGGCCAGAGCCCCGAGGCGGTGGCCAAGGCCGCCGTGGCGGGCTCCCGCCTGGGCGATCCCGCCGTCCGCAAGGCCCTCCTGGAGGGCGGGCGCGAGGCGGTGCTGGCCTCCCGGGACCCCATGCTCCTCCTGGCCCGGAAGCTGGAAGCGCCCAACCGTCTCCTGCGCCAGCGGATCGAGGACGAGGTCAACGCCGTGGTCGCCGAGCACGGCGGCCGCATCGCCGGGGCCCGGTTCCGGATCTTCGGCAAGGGCGTCTACCCCGACGCCACCTTCACCCTGCGCCTGACCTACGGCGCCGTCTCCGGCTACCCGGCCAACGGCACCCACATCCAGCCCTTCACCACCCTCCACGGCCTTTTCGACCGGGCCCTGGCCTGGGGCCCCGAGGCGGAAGGGGGGGCCTGGTCCCTCCCTGCCCGCTGGTGGGAGCGCAAGGGCCGCCTGGCCCTGGAGACGCCGTACAACTTCGCCCACAGCGTGGACATCATCGGGGGCAATTCCGGCAGCCCGGTGCTGAACCGCAAGGGGGAGCTGGCGGGGCTCATCTTCGACGGCAACATCGAGAGCCTCGCGGGCCGCTACTACTACGACGCCAGAGTCAACCGGGGCGTCTCCGTGGACGCGCGGGCCATCCTCGAGGCCCTCGGCAAGGTCTACGACGCCCAGCACCTGGTCAAGGAAATCACTACCAAGTAACCCGTTCCATGGAGCCTCCGATGCGCGCATCCCTCACCCCCCTGCTGGCCCTCCTCATCGCGGCCCCCGCGCTCCGCGCCGACGAGGGCATGTGGACGTTCGACAACCTCCCCACCCAGAAGATGAAGGCCAAGTACGGCTTCGCCCCCGACGCGGCCTGGCTCGACCACGTGCGCCTCAGCGCGGTGCGCTTCCCGGGCGGCAGCGGTTCCTTCATCAGCGCCGACGGCCTCGTGCTGACCAACCACCACGTGGGCCACAGCTGGATCGAGCGCGTCTCCGACCCGACCCACGACTACGTGGGCAACGGCTTCGTGGCCGCCACCCGGGACCAGGAGATCAAGGTCCCCGGCCTGGAGCTGCACACCCTGATGTCCATGGAGAACGTCACCGAGGCGCTGGCCAAGGCCGTCCCGGCCGGGGCCGACGAGGCCCGGGCCGCCGCGGCCCGCCAGGAGGCCCTCGCCGGCCTCCTCAAGGAGGCCCGGACCCGGACCGGCCTGCTCTGCGAGCCCGTGGTCCTCTACCAGGGCGGCGAGACCTGGATCTACGCCTACAAGGTCCACAAGGATGTCCGGCTCGTCATGGCCCCCGAATACGGCATCGCCGCCTTCGGCAAGGAATGGGACAACTTCTCCTACCCCCGGTTCTGCCTGGATTTCAGCCTCTTCCGCGTCTACGAGGACGGCAAGCCCTACCGCCCCGCCCACCACCTGGCCTGGGCCGCCTCCGGCCCCAAGTACGGGGACATGACCTTCATGGTCGGTCACCCCGGGCGGACCTCCCGCCTGGAGACCCTGGCCCAGATGGAGGCCCAGCGCGACGCCCTGACCCCCCTCATGGTCCGGACCCTGGACCGGGCCCGCAAGGTGCTCCACGCCTACGCCGCTTCCGGCCCCGAGCAGGCCCGCCAGGTCTCCGACGCCATCATGGGCGTGGAGAACGGCTACAAGGTCTACGTGAACCAGCTCACCGGCCTCCGGGACAAGGAGGCCATGGCCGAGGTCGCCCGGGCCGAGGCCGAGCTGCGCGCGGCCGTCGAGAAGGACCCCGCGCTGAAGGCCCTGGCCGGCGGCAGCTGGGACAAGGTCGCCGCCGCCACCGCCCGCCGGGTCAAGGCCGCCGTCGAGGAGTCTCTCGTGGGCGGGCTGGGCAGCCGCACCCTGGAGTTCGCCCTGGCGGTGGCCAGGCTGGAGGCCGAGGCCGCCCTGCCCAAGGGCGAGCGGGACCCCCAGTTCCGCAGCGACGCCGACATCGAGCGCGTGAAGGGCCGCCTCAAGGCCACCCTCATCCCCGCCCCGGCCCTCGAGAAGGAAAGCATCGTCGCGGGCCTCAAGGCCGCCCAGGCCGAGCTGGGCGCGGCCCATCCCTTCGTGGCCGCGGCCCTACAGGGACGCACCCCCGAGGCCGCCGCCGAGGCCCTGGTCTCCGGCACCCGCCTCATGGACGCCAAGGTCCGCGAGGGCCTTCTCTCCGGCGGATCCGAGGCCGCCGCCAAGGACCCGATGCTGGTGCTCGCCCGCAGGATCCTGGAGATCCAGAAGCCCATCCGCAAGGAGCAGCGCGAGGTCCAGGCCATCCTCTCGGAGCACGGCGGCCGGATCGCCCAGGCCCGCTTCCGCGTCCGGGGCCGCTCCGTCTATCCCGACGCCACCTTCACCCTGCGCCTGACCTACGGCGCCGTCGAGACCTACCCCTCCGCCGGCACCCTGGCGCCCCCCTTCACCACCTTCGGCGGCCTCTATGACCGTGCCGACGCGTGGGGCCCGGAGGCCGAGGACCACTCCTGGGAGCTGCCGAAGCGCTGGCAGGAGGCCCGGGGCCGCCTCGACCTGAGGACCCGTTTCAACTTCATCACCAACAACGACATCATCGGCGGCAACTCGGGCTCCCCCGTGGTGGACCGCCAGGGCCGGCTCATCGGCCTGGTGTTCGACGGGAACATCGAATCCAACGCTGGGCGCTTCTTCTTCGATCCCAAGGTCAACCGCGCCATCTCCGTCGACGCCTCCGCCATCCTGGCGGCCCTGGACAAGGTCTACGGCGCCGGACACCTCGTCACCGAGATCAACGCCAAATAGGAGCAGCCATGAGGACCCGCCTCCCCCTCCTCGCCCTCGCCGCCGCCCTCGCCGCCGGATCCGCCCTCCGCGCCGACGAAGGCATGTGGACGTTCGACAACCTCCCCGTCGCCAAGATGAAGGCGGCCTACGGTTTCGCGCCTGACCAGGCCTGGCTGGACCATGTGCGCCTCTCCGCCATCCACTTCGGCGGCGGCAGCGGCTCCTTCATCAGCGCCGACGGGCTCGTCCTGACGAACCACCACGTGGGCCGCAGCTCCGTCCAGCTCCTTTCGGACCGCCTGAAGAAGGACTTCATCAAGGACGGCTTCCTGGCCACTTCCCGTGACCAGGAGCTCAAGGTCCCCGGCCTGGAGCTGCGGACCCTCGTCTCCATGGAGAACGTGACCGACCGCGTGGCCAAGGCGGTGAAGCCCGGCCTGTCGGAGGCCGAGGCCCAGAAGGCCCGGCGCGAGGAGCTGGCCCGCATCCAGAAGGAGGTCCGCGAGAAGACGGGCCTCAGCCCCGACGTCGTCCGCCTCTACCAGGGCGGCGAGACCTGGATCTACGCCTACAAGCGGCACACCGACGTCCGCCTCGTGATGGCCCCGGAAATGCAGGTGGCCTTCTTCGGCGGGGATCCGGACAACTTCACCTACCCGCGCCACAACCTGGACTTCACCCTCTTCCGGGTCTACGAGGACGGCAAGCCCTACCATCCCGCTCACCACCTCACCTGGACCTCCACCGGCGTCAAGGCCGGCGACCTGACCTTCGTGGTCGGCCACCCCGGCTCCACGGAGCGGCTGGCCACCTTCGCCCAGATGCTCCACGCCGGCGAGTTCAGCCTGCCCCGGCGCATCAAGGCCATGGAGCGCCAGCGGGAGTCCCTCCTGGCCTACGGCAGCCTCTCCCCCGAGAACCGCCGCCAGGTCAACAGCCTCATCTTCGGCCTGGAGAACAGCATCAAGGCCTCCACCGGCTACGTGTCCGGCCTCCGCGACAGGTCCGCCATGGACCGCATCCGCAAGGACGAGGAGGAGCTCAAGGCCAAGGTGGCCGCCGATCCCGGCTCCGACGCCAAGGGCAGCTGGTCCGCCATCGAGAAGGCCCTCGAGGCCCAGAAGGCGCTCTTCGAGGAGAGCCAGTTCGCCAACGCGCGCTCCGGCGCCATGCTGGGGAGCACCCTCCTGGGCCAGGCCCTGACCCTGGTCCGCCTCGCCGACGAGGCCGGCCTCCCCGCCGAGAAGCGCCTCGACGAGTACAAGGACGCCAACCTCGACGCCGTGAAGCGCCGGCTGCTCAACGAGCGCCCCTTCTTCCCGGCCCTGGAGACGGCCCAGTTCGCCTTCGGCCTCAAGGAGGCCGCCGCCGGCGCCCCTCCCGCGTACATCAAGGCCATCCTGGACGGCCGCACCCCCGAGGCCGCGGCCAAGGCCGCCGTCGAGGGCTCGAAGCTGGCCGATCCCGCCGTCCGCAAGGCCCTCCTTGAGGGCGGCAGGAAGGCCGTCGAAGCCAGCACCGATCCCATGATCCGGATGGCCCGCATCCTCGACGCCCCCAACCGGGAGTTCCGCAAGCGCATGGAGGCGATCAACGCCGTCATCGCCGAGCACGGCGCCCGCATCGCCAAGGCCCGATTCAAGGCCTACGGCAAGACCGTCTATCCGGACGCCACCCTCACCCTCCGGCTCGCCTACGGCCCCGTGGCCGGCTATCCCGCCAACGGGACCCTCATCCAGCCCTTCACGACCTTCGGCGGCATGTTCGATCGCGCCGCGGGCTGGGGCCCCGAGGCCGAGCACGGCGCCTGGGCCCTGCCCAAGCGCTGGATGGAGAAGCGCGCCGCCCTCGACATGGACACCCCCTTCGTCTTCGCCCACGCCGTGGACATCATCGGCGGGAACTCCGGCAGCCCCGTCGTGGACCGCAAGGGCGAGCTGGTGGGACTCATCTTCGATGGCAACATCGAGAGCCTCCCCGGCCACTTCTTCTACGACGGCCGCGCCAACCGCGGCATCTCCGTGGACGCCCGGGCCATCCTGGCCGCCCTGGACAAGGTCTACGAGGCCAAGGAGATCGTGAAGGAAATCCGCGGTAAGTAGCTCCCGGATCCCTTAACCGAAAAGCCCCGGGGCCCCTCCCCGGGGCCTTTTTATTCCTGACGCCTGCTGGTAGATTTGAGGCATCCGTACTCTTGGCATCCCGCTCGGGGCAGCCGCCCCGGGGCCCGGCTTCCGGTCCGCCCGGAACCAGCCCGCATTCCAGGCGGGGGGATGCCCGGCTGGTTTTCCGGAGCCCTCGATGGCCCAGCATCCCCTTCGACCCCTGAACTGCCTGGCCCTCCTCGCCCTGGCGATCCTCCCGGGCTGCAGCGGGGGCGGGGGCCAGCCGCAGGTTCCCCTGGAACCGCCGACCCACCTCACCGCGAGCTGGTCCACCACCTTCGCGGACCATGCGCACCTGACCTGGACCGCCCCGGCCCAACCCGTCGACGGCTACAACGCGGAATTCCGGATCGATTCGGGCGGCTACACCCGGCTGAACACCGAGGGCCTGTACAATCCGGCATGGACCTACGGGCATTGGCCGATCCCGTTGTCCACCCTTCCCGAACTCACGCCCCTCTCCTTCCGGATGAGTTCCACGCGCGGGTCCGGGACTTCCGGGTACTCCAACGAGGCCAGCCTCATCGCGCCGCTCCGGGCCCCGGCGCGCCCCGTGACGACCGAGGTGATCGGTGGCTACAGGGTGACCTGGATCAACAACAGCCTTGTGGCCGATTCGCTGACCCTGGAGCGGGGCGTCACCCCGAACGGGTACGCGCCCGACGCCGTCTGGACGCAGATCCCCGGCGTCGCCTTCGGCGCCCTCGACTACACGGACTTCGCGGCCCCGGAAGGCGCAGGAATCTGTTATCGGGTGACCTACGCCAGGGGCGCGGCCTCGACCTCCTCCACCAGCCTGGTCTTCACGAGCGGCTTGAACGGGCCCGTCAACCTGGTGGCGACGCCGGGGGCCGATTCCGTCCACCTGACGTGGGCCAACCGGAGCACGGCGGCCGCCTCCGTCGTCGTCGCCCGCGCTTCGACCCTGGGCGCCGACCCGACATTCCTGCCCATCGCGACCCTTCCGCCGACGGGGACCTCTTTTGACGACGTCCAGGTACCCACCGGGTACTACACGTACCGGGTGGAGGCGAGGGCCGCCGGAGCCTTCGCCGGAGCCCCGAGTCCGGCCGTCAAGGTGGCGATCCGACCCGCCGCGGTCCCGGGCCTGACCGTCGTCCCCAGCATCCTCCCTGCCATGCCCAGCGGCAGCCTCGGGGCCCTGGCCCCCCAGGGGACCTGGTTCCTGGGCATTCCGCCCGGGCTTTCCTCGACTTGCCGGGTCTTCCATCCGGTCGATGGCACCTGGGTCACGCAGGCGTTCGCCAGCGCCACCCGGCTGGCATCGCCGGGCCTCGCGTCGGACGCCCAGGGCCGGCCCCACCTTGTCCTGGCCCGGCCCGTCGCCCAAGGGAGTTCTCAATCCGTCCTTGTGCACGCCTGGTTTGACGGGGGCGCTTGGCAGGAGGAGGAAATCACCCGGACCTCCCTGCCCACGGGCTTCGCCCCGCCGGCCTTCGTACTGCCGGCCGGCAGCCAGCATCCCAGCGTGCTCTTCCTGACCTCCGCCCGGGACCTGATCTACATGAGCAGGGGGGAGGACGGCACCTGGCAGTCGGAGACGCTGGATCCCTTCCTGCCCGTGGGCTTCGTGTGTGATCGGTTCACCCTGATCCTGGACGGGGCCGGCGCACCGGCCGTGCTCGCGGGGGATTACCCCGGACCCCAGCTCCTGCGCCGCACCGGTGCCGACGCGTGGGTCGCGGAGGCCCTTCCCAGCGGCCTGGCGGAGTACGGCGGACGCGGCTCGCTCGTAGCCACGGCGGATGGCGACCTGCACCTCTTCCTGGCCATGGAAACGACCTTCCTCAGCAGAACGTACAACCTGGCCTGGAGCCGACGGAGCGGCGGAGCCTGGAGTTCGCCCGCGACCCTGGTCGCCCTCCGCGACGCGTCCCCCACGCCCAGCATCCAGGCGAAGGCGAGCCCCGATGGGACCCGGGTGATCGTCGCCTGTCCAACCCCCCTGGGCAACACCCTGCTGGCCTTTGCCCAGGGCGCCTGGGCCCAGGTGGTCCTGGGACCCGCGCTGGAGCCGCCGCCGCTGCTGGGCTTCATGTCCGATGGGCGCCTGCGGGTCCTCCAGAAGGCGGGCTATGAGTACGCCAATGGCTGGTCGGATTACGTCCAGTACACCGAGCCATGAACTCCCGCCTCCGCCCTCGCATTGCTCCTGATCGGCCGCATCCTTTCCGGGTGCGCCGCGCGGATGCCCTCCCCGATCGTTGTCCGAGGTATCGATGATCTCCAAAATCCTTCATCCCCTGGGTCTGGTATCCATGCTCGTGCTCGCGGCCCTCGCCGGCTGCGGCAAGGGCCAGGAGGCCCTCGATCCCCCGACGAATTTCGCCGCGCATTGGTCCCCGGACTACGAAGACATGATGATCACCTCCTGGACCGCGCCGACCTGCGAACTCGACGGCTACAACATGGAATACCAGGTGGACGCCGGCCCCTTCGTACGTCTGAACACGGAGTACATCCACGCTGCCTGGACCAGTTCCTCGTTCCCGATGAATCTGAACAACCTGCCCGAACTGGTCCCACTCCGGTTCCGCATGAATACGTTCCGGACCCCCCGCGTCTCCGCGTACAGCAACGTCGTAACGCTCATGACCCGCCTCCGGGCCCCGAAGAACGTCGGGGCGTACTTCTACGCGGACCATGTCCAGGTCAGTTGGACCAACCCAAGCCTGGTGGCCGATACCCTCACCCTCGAGCGGGGCGTCGCCTCGCCAAGCACGCCTTCCGACAAGGTCTGGACCCGGCTTCCGTCGGTCCGGTTCGGGGATCTCCAATACACGGACCTCGAGGCGCCGGAAGGGATGAGCGTTTCCTACCGGGTGACCTACGCCAAGGGCGAGGCCTCGATGTCCGGCTATTCCAATTCCCAGGTGACGTCCATCAGCGCCCCCACCCAACTGGTGGCCACCCCGGGGCCGGCCAGCGTCCACCTGACCTGGACCAACCAAACCACGGGCGCCACCTCACTGGTGGTCCTCCGCCAGTCGGGTAAGGATGGGGGGGGCAGCCTGACCGAGCTCGCCACCCTGCCGCCGACGGCCACCTCGTACGACGATCTGGACCTGGCCGCGGGCACCTACTTCTACCAAATCCAGGCGCGGCACCCGGAACCCACCATGACCGTCAGCAGCCCGACCGTGCTGGGCGCGGCGTTGCCGGCCGCCACGCCCGGGTTCTCCCTCGAAGGCCTCTCGGTCCAGTGGCCGAGTGTCAACCTCGGGGCCCTTCGCAGGGATGGGACCTGGGTGATCGGTTTTCTGCAGGGCGGGAGCAGCTCCAGCCAGGTCTACCTGCCATCCGGCGGCACGTGGACGTCCCAGGGTTTCCCGAATGCCACGAAGTTCGCCCAGCCGGGCATCCTGCTCGACGCCTCCGACCAGCCCCACGTGCTCTACCTGCGCCCCGCCATCCAGGGCAGTTCCAGCCAGATGCTCCGGCACGCCTGGTTCGATGGGTCCGTTTGGCAGGATGAAGCGCTCGCCACCGGCGACTATGACAGGTTCTGGTCCCTCCCCATCCTGGCCAGTCTGGACCGGTCCGGGAACCCGGTCGTGGTGGCCCCGCTCTCCTCGGGGGTCCTCTCCTGCACGCTCAAAGGCGAGGATGGATCCTGGATGACGGAATCCCTGGCCGCAGTCCAGCCGCCGCTTGCGGGGGGGGCGATCCGGTATGCGCTGTCCCTGGACGCGGCGGGCGTACCCGTCGTCGCGATCGCCAATGCCACCACCTGGAACGTGGCCCGGCGCACCGGTCCCCAGACCTGGCAAGCCGAGGCCGTCCCCCTGGATCGGGCCACCGATACGTCCCTCTCCCGGCTGGGGCTCGCGGTGACCGCCGACGGGGATCTGCACCTCCTCGTGGGAAGGGCCCACCTCCCCGTAACCTCCCCTGCCTCCAATGAACTGGTCTGGGTCCGGCGCGCCTCCGGGACCTGGGGCGCGCCCACCGTCCTGATGACCGCCAGCGGCACCCTCATGCCCGGCGGGGAGTACCGGGTCAGCCCCGCCGGCGACCGCATCGCCTGCGCCGCGTTCGACGGCACGGGGACCCATCTCCTGGTCTATTCGCAGGGCGCCTGGATCACGCCGAACCTGGGCTTGGCCTATGGGGTGGGCCCCATGCTGGGGTTCACCCCCGAGGGCAAGCTCCGGTTTGTGATGGGGTCGCCCCAGACCCAGACGGACTTCCTCCTCTTCTCGGAACGCTAGGAGC
Encoded here:
- a CDS encoding S46 family peptidase — encoded protein: MKPSLLGLALSLVALPGLRAEEGMWTFDNLPLASMKEKFGFAPDQAWLDHARLSSLRFPGGSGSFISADGLVLTNHHVGRDHIQAVSGQGRDLVKNGFVAATRDQEIKVPGLELYTLVAMEDVTARVAKAAPEARQAELGRIQKEIQDRTGLRSEVVKLYQGGEYWIYSYQKHTDVRLVMAPEVRMAKFGGDADNFTYPRFGLDFALFRVYEDGRPYHPKAHLAWATEGLKAGDLTFVTGHPGSTARLETQAQMLASRDVAWPERIRALDALRGALVDYGRRSPEHQRQVAAQILNVENSLKAMNGYLAGLKDAEALARLAKAEQDLRAQVEADPALKAKAGGSWDAIAKAMEVRNALWREQALVDTCNSTLLGHALTLVRLPEQAALPGARRLAEYNDANVEATRRRLLVDRPYHPELETALFTHGLKSALEGLGAAHPFVQAMLGGQSPEAVAKAAVAGSRLGDPAVRKALLEGGREAVLASRDPMLLLARKLEAPNRLLRQRIEDEVNAVVAEHGGRIAGARFRIFGKGVYPDATFTLRLTYGAVSGYPANGTHIQPFTTLHGLFDRALAWGPEAEGGAWSLPARWWERKGRLALETPYNFAHSVDIIGGNSGSPVLNRKGELAGLIFDGNIESLAGRYYYDARVNRGVSVDARAILEALGKVYDAQHLVKEITTK
- a CDS encoding RNA polymerase sigma factor — encoded protein: MIPPNESDLIARAQTGDGDAFSELVAPHLGLFFAGIHRILQDTLDAQDALQEALISIHTELGRFQGKSKFSTWAYRICINEALMLRRSRIRRREDAIEDFLPRFSPDGHLMNTDRMRDWSQEAMALVSVERDQMRAKIREGLNRLSDDQRAVFILRDLEGMNTDEVAHKLGISRGLVRQRLHRARLGLRGFLDAFMAGRRG
- a CDS encoding sensor histidine kinase, producing MSTAPSNPFKPGPAAGRPAAPGAQGPLAGAGQNTELLVELLQGQRQISGLTQELADLRGRLARRSHQMSVLQHVAEILAATPRAPQIAGVVQDVLVQEFGARTCVVWILEDSGARYEPRCGYGLPRSVWTSLRLPAPNPFPGAPMVLFQDQWMDEGLHGGCLEPLRTGEDTALYYVPFENQLLLMGFAVICLEAGRPMDEDQNSVTILQRQVAASIYNAWLFRDLGEQRDTLQRQATELEKANAALREADRFRSEFLALTSHELRTPLTGILGFTRLVLDGFYEDEEEMRRMLADSYASGKHLLDLLNDILDLAKIESGRMQMRIEPVGLGGLLDEVKAIVQGYPRKPEVELHWPAGLEAVPEVMADPGRLRQVLLNLLSNALKFTKEGSVHVIVERGFGEVALIVADTGIGVTREAQARLFQKFVQADGGHSREYGGTGLGLVICKHLMEMMNGTISLHSEGEGRGTTMTLTVPIA
- a CDS encoding sensor histidine kinase yields the protein MKQAHLKAPATERLIFWSVAFILLSQMAWWISLQIRESRNLQNARIATMRAGRAEAWQMDSAEILRIVFQRDPASDRPGMVEAKLPEFPPLQIRKAAIEQRFPYVAVVPGPVEPDDPILLDQSAYLTLRTEILSAMERERTLALWRAAGEAAVMVLAVLLGLSYIYRKLNSEMELKLRQRNFIASVTHELKTPIASLRVWMETLFTRELGPDRKARVQQLMDGDLLRLTELVGNLLDVARADAGSLELKPERVELAPWLREVADGMDHRLGTGSLGLNLQLGIDIWADIDPRAMAQVVENLLSNAHKYAPEPRKTTVTLDSDGEMAIISVSDRGNGISPRELPRLFQRFYRVGDEMTRQVAGTGLGLFLSWEIVTLHKGTIKASSPGLGQGATFTVRIPLASR